The Xyrauchen texanus isolate HMW12.3.18 chromosome 19, RBS_HiC_50CHRs, whole genome shotgun sequence genome segment CGAGGTTCCAAGTAGATAGAAGTGATAATTCTGTAGATTGAGGTGCTACATTTCTCTCTGCTCTGACCGATTGACTGTATTTGCCTTTGACATATCATTGTCAGTCAGTTCATAAATTTTCCCCCTTGATATCACTTTGATAAACTGATACAGATGGGGTTCACATCCCTGTGCTGACTATATCGCCTCGGTTTTATCACACCAATTATTTTTGCCATAGCGAAATGGTAAAAACATGCAATTATTAGGAGAAACTTACCATCAAACTGAGCCATTTTCTCACAGAGCTTGACCTCTCCCAAAACAGCCTTAAACTGAGGTTGGTTGACACAGGTCACAAACCAGCGAGTGACATTGGGGTACGGCTGGCGGAAAGAAGGCTCAAGAACctaaagatattaaaataatgattttaacaaCCACAACGAAAAATTCAGCATGAAAGGACAGCAAGCAAGAAGCATAAAACACCCGACAACCTAGAACTGAAAAATAATTATCCATATATTCTAGGTCTGTaagtcgattacaatttttaattgcgattaatctgATAATTTTTCATAGTGAATCGCAGACTAAATTGACTGCTTAAATTTGACATCttaggaaacaaaacaatattgctTCATTGatatttttcaaacaaagcctgCCACAGtataaacatagaaatgtactaaaatagcaccaaattcaagtaaaatgtaatgtttcacAATGTCTAATTAGGAGGATGACtaactgaaagaactagtccccacaagggctgcatattcattgcaatgggcattaaatatcttaatctctcatcctccacaatgttAATCAGCCTGCAGACTCTGGATATCCGATTTAAGGAAATTGTGAAACCACATGCATGATCTCTGCTATCAAAGTCAATTTAAAACAACCCTTCTAATTAGAATATTTTAATTCCCTGAGTTTTAAGGCTTAATTCAGAGCTGTTCTGATATAACAATGAATTTCAGCCTTCCTTCGACCTGCTTACAGCACAGCTTTTCAAGAGATAATGTGCAGACTCACCTGTTTGTACAGCCAGACCAGTGAGCAGACAACAGTGATGTCAGCCAGACTGACTCTCTCCCCAACCAGGAAAGTGCGAGTGTTTAAGTGCTGATTCAGGACGGCAAGGGCTCGTTTCACCTCTTCCTTGGCTTGTTCTGTGGCCTATAAAAGacacaatatgttttgtttttacagaatATTCGATGAAGAGGCACTACATTAAAAAGCATTCAATTCACATATACTTAATGAACAACTTGCAAAACTAACCTGTTTGTTGAACTGCATAATACCCAAGGTGGGGAACACCCAGGCACTAGCTGGAGGGATGATTTCAGAGTCAGCAAAGCTGACCCACTGCAGCACCTGTGCACTGGCCTGGGGAGTGCTGCCACGAAGGGCGTCATTGCTCACTGTCAGAATAATACACTGGTGTTAATATCTATTCCCTATAAAGGCAAACACATCAGCAACAGCACAACAAAATAAATCCAAAACAGTTGTTACTTACAATAGTGAGCAATGGCATTGCTCTCAAACAGACAGAAGCCATCATCACCCTGGTAAGCAGGAACCTAAGGTGACAAGCACTGCGTTTATTAATTCTACATCAAGAACACTTGTTCACAAATGCAGAGAAGGCAACTTGATAAAACTGACCTTGCCCAAAGGAAAGTTGTTCAGGAAAGCAGGGGATCGGTTTGTCTGCCCAAAGGTGAAGGCAGGGGAGTTGCTCGCAATCTTCAGACGAGCCCCACTGTACTGGGCAGCAATCTGAGCCTTAAAGGCCCTCCAGTTCTCTGGGTATGTGTAGAGAGTCTGCAGAAAGAGAAGATATCATTTCATGTCACTGTAACTAATGCTGTTTGCTTTGCCTTTCTCCACTCACCAACACATAGCCTAGTGCCCCTTCATAGGGAAATGTTACGTTTAACATAAGTTCCACTCATGGAGCATTACACTGCACTTTCCAAGGGGTAGACACAGCTGAGAGTGAATTTCAAGGACTgacaatgtttaaaatgtatttaaaaagagGCCTAATGCTAGCATAAATAAAAGGCTGGTATATGTTGCAATGTCACATGTATTTGGTGCCATTCCTATGCCTTTACGTTTTTTTTAACTCTCTTGTTGATGTCAATAACAAAAATGGAAAGTATTTTATTACCACGCCTTAATGACAATCGCAAAGACTGCATTCTACCCAACTCCGTATGTTTGTGTACCCCCTTATATTGCCACATTAAAGTATCGGCAAACATATCCACTTCACTTTAATGAAATTAAAGTGCAGTAACGCATAACATATCATTCTGGCATTTACAACAAGATTAAAAaggataaaaacaacaaaaatgaaactCGAACCGAGAAACGTGGCACAAAGGACCGTAGCGCTGCGCTCCAGCCTTTCCGCACTCCAACCACCTATTAAAGGGGTGTACGGAGTTTTTAAAAAAACTAATCGCTGCAATAACTCTAAAACAGGTTGTAAATCATAGCGGTATGGCAATAAGGTTTGAAGATGTACGGATTGGTGTGATTTAAGGACGATTGAGGATGAAGATGTGTAGAAATAAAGGGTGTAATGATTTTCTCCCATCTTACTCACCCCTGCCGCCATCTTCAGGACGAGAGAAAGAAGGAACCACTTTGCGCAGCGCTGACGTAAAGGCCAGTTATGTCGTAGAAATAATACGTAATGAGGGCGTGTGGATGTTGAAAGTGTTTGATGAAAACATCTCTGCtgaaatacagattttttttgtgtttgtgaatTTTCAGAATTGGTTAATAGAAAAATGCGTTGTTACAGATACTTTCTCATCTCATTTGAAGATATAGAATATGGTATTATAAAGAttacaatttaatacatttattggttacttatattaatattttggcttagcactttatttataaattatatgacCACCTCCGTTCTTCAATATTTagaaaaaagttttttgtttgtaaCGGAAATGCCCCATTTTCTTggatttctttgttttattttttatgtttaatgtatTGTGCAGAGATTTCCACCACAGGTTGGCTGATTCATGTACGTTTCCGAAGGCTTCGTAAGCATAGAAGCAAAATACAGGAATAatttaataatgatttattcatttaatgttACATAATCatcattttaataacttttttgttccaaaccagtatgtctttattttaaattaatcgaTGTCATGAGCCCCAAAGCAAGTTCATGCAAGACTGCAAAATGTTGAGTATAGGCTTACGATTTTTGTTTAGCAGTTTTAcgattgtttatgtttgtgtgaaatTCCAATAATTGTGAATACTGTATTactaaagtggaaaaaaataggAGAGGACAGAATGAAgttaacaaatgtatttaaaaaaatgcaaactttaatataGCAAGGATGTTGATAACTCCAAAAGCAATATGTTGAATCATTATATTGTCCTTCCAAAATGTCCTTGTCAACTAGTTTTTCCTCATAGGATCTTTTAATAACTGAAAGCCCTACTGATATATACCGTATTCTTTGCTGTCTCACTATTAAGCTATTCATTTTCAAGAGTTAACATACATGTAGATCCACTGCTGAGCTACATATTGTTCCCCTTCTATTTGATTCTGTTCCACAAGAAACATGTTCCCATGGGACAACTGGAGAATAAAGAGGCCAGCATCATGAGGATACTTCATGGGAAAGtaattacagtatatacataagCAACTACGATGCATCATCACAGCTTTCATATTTCCCATATCCTTGACAGAAGAATCAGCTGACAAGACCTGAAAGAAAAAGTGGAAATTCCAGACATTATTTAGATAACACAATATATATTAGCAATCAAAGACATGGATGTTGTAGAAACAAAACtctttttttatagaaaaaaaaactgccaAGTGTCAAGTCTAAATTTGTGATCAATAATAAATCATTGTAATGGTTTTGTCAATATTATCTTATTGCTGACATTttgctttataataataataataataataataataataatgaaaaaagacttaaaaccatttttataaattataagagTTAGAGAAAAGTGAGGAGTACGAACTGTAAATATGTGTGACATTTTAAGCACATCTAATTGCACGCCACTGACTGTAAAAACAACTGTGACAGAATACGCATTTCATCACAAGAAATACCTACCCAGGTAGTCATCCATAAGCGATccaatggcaaactaaaataaaagcggTTGAAGAATTTgaacaatcataaataattattaacaattattaaaGAATATTCAGCACATGAAAGAAAAAGGGAAAGACGTTTACAATATCATTCTTATCCACTCGAGTTCCCACGATCTTTAGTCGTATTTCATCATCTTGTTGGATCACAATGTCCTGTTGaagaaacaaaccgaaatgatAAATATTTGTTCATGTTCTGGATTTGTATAGATTTCCCGTCAATTAAACTTTTAAGGCAATTCAATGACACTTACCTCATCAACTGTCTTATAGCAGGGGGGATTTGAGTTTGGGTCAAACTCCATCTCAGAGGGAATGGACTAGATACAGAAATAACATGGATATATAAAACATGCTATAAGCTTGGACACTTACACAGTTGGCTATGACACTTCAAATAACCattaatttaatagtttaatatttaatgtgtcaaaatgtttttaataaaatactgTTATAAGGAGCTTGGTTGCACTAAGCAATCATTTACTGCTGAAGCTTACTATCAAAACAATTTCTCATGGAAGACCTACATGTCGAGAGATGAAACAGGACATGGGGCCAATTTCTGTAAAGAGTCCAACCTGAGAAAAGGGGGGATGAAATGGAAGCAAAAATTTTATTAAGGGTTCAACAGATTTACTTTTTCTCTCTTTAAACATCATACTATTAAGTTATATCAACATTTCATATAATctctgcaaaaaagaaacatcctctcactttcaactgcttttattttcagcaaacttaacgtgtaaatatttgtatgaacataaaaaattcaacaactaagacataaactgaacaagtttcacaaacatgtgactaacagaaattgaatagtgtccctgaacaaaggggggggggggggtcaaaatcaagaggggccaccagctgcattaattactgcagtgcatctcctactcatggactgcaccagatttgccaccagaacactgacattcccatcttgcaggaaatcatgcacagaacgagcagtatggctggtggcattgtcatgctggagggtcatgtcaggatgagcctgcaggaaggataccacatgagggaggaggatataTTCCCTGTACCGGACAGCATTGAGATTTCCTGCAAtcacaacaagctcagtccgatgatgctgtgacacactgccccggACCACGAAgcaccctccacctccaaatcgatcccgctccagagtacaggcgtcggtgtaacactcattccttcgacaataaacgCAAGTCCGACCTTCACACCTAGTGatacaaaaccatgactcgtcagtgaagagcactttttgccagtcctgtctggtccagcaaaggggggtttgtgcccataggcgacactgttgccggtgatgtctggtaaggacctgccttacaacaggcctacaagccctccgtccagcctctctcaacctattgcagacagtctgattACTGATgaagggattgtgcgttcctggtgtaacttgggcagttgttgttgccatcctgtacctgtcccgcaggtgtgatattcggatgtaccgatccctgtgcaggtgttgttacactgTCTTGCAGTGCGTCTcgcagtatggacattgcaatttattgccccggccacatctgcagtcctaaTGTCTCCATGCAGCATACCCaaggcacgttcatgcagatcagcagggacactgggcatcaatattttggtgtttttcagagtcagtagaaagggtTTATAACTGTCACCTTAATTGCCTttcatctgtaagctgttagtgtcttaatgaccgttaaACAGgcacatgttcattaattgtttatggttcattgaacaagcatggaaaacattgtttaaaccctttaaaataaagatctgtaaagatataagatttttacaaaattatcatcagtgtcctgaaaaagggatgtttcttttttgctgagtttatgatCAATGTGCAAGTACTCCGTTAACAAGAGATTCATTAGCATTTAAACCATGTACAATAACTCAAAGTGCTCTTAAAAACCTCTAGAACAAAACTTGCAGCTTTGACAGGAGATAAAATGGACTCACCTTGTTAACCTGAGTGACAACAGCATCAACCACCTCTCCCTTAAAGGGACGGAATACAATAGCTTTGTATTTGACAGGGTACAGCACAAAACCTCTGCCAGGCTGTATCACACCAGCTCCAATATTATCGATTGTGGTTACTGCAATGACAAAGCCATACCTGTGAAACAAAAGAGAGGAATAATGGAGTCATTACTGTCAAACACAAGTGGATATCATTCATGAAGAAAGTCAGATCTGTGTGTTCCAATTTGACTTACTTTCCCGTGCATGTACCCTCCACCTCTGTGAACAGTTTCTGTTTGACCGTGTTCAAAAGGTTTGGTCCAAAGTATCTTGGGTGGAGGAGAATCTCATGCTCCAAAGAGATCTAGAGTATTCAGTATTGAAAAAATATCagcgcatgcaaaaaaaaaaaatataggaaTGGACATTCATATTTGCCATTTATTGAAAAGCTGCAAGTCATGTGGGGATTATGAATTCTATTCACAAATGTcttgtaaaaaacatttaatgtattACATGAACAACACCACAGCaacattgtgtaaaataaaaccaTTTGCAGTATTCACTGGtcaatattcacatttttatcaaatatGGCAAATTAGCACTTCAGAAAGTATATTTAAGTCGGCAGCAAATTATGTTTTGAGACACAACAGAGACTCAAATCAACATGTAATGTAGTATTCTCGCTGCTAATCTTAGCTAAATTTcaagatattaataaaaatagataTCTTACGtgataaaacatttcttaaaagcGTTGTGTCTTAATTCTATATAAAACTGAGCAAATAACCGCGTGTATTGTTTTTTTGCGTTTTCAGGCGCAGATCTAGGAATCCAGCTACAAAATAGTATTTCCGGTAACTCAGATTTCAAATTAAGAGTCCTGTGAGAAAAGTGCCAACCCCAAAATACAAGGAATACACCGATCCGCtacaacattaaagccacctgcctaatattgtgtaggtcccagtCGTGCCGCCAAAAGAGTGCCAACCAACATCTCAGAATATTATTCTGAGAAtattattctgagatgctatacttctcaccacaattgtacagtgtggttatctgagttaccatatactttgcaagtttgaatcagtctggccattctccattgaccccTTTCATCAATaaagcatttccatctgcagaactgtcgctcactgtatgttttttgtttttggtgtaccatttggagtaaattctagagactgttatgtgttaaaatcccaggagatcagcagttacagaaatatttaaaccaacccatctggcaccaacaatcatacatgcaattatctaatcagccagtcatgtggcaggattacagtgtataaaatcatgctgaAATGGGTCAGAATCTTCAGTCAAAGTTCAGATCAACCATCAGATGGGGAAAAAATTGGTGATTTGgaccatgattgttggtgccagacgggctgtttgaatatttctgtaactgatgatctcctgggattttctcgcATCAAGAGTctccacaaacaaaaaacacccagtgaggGCCAGCTCTGTGGGCGGAAATGCAAGActagttcaaactgacaaagtctatggtaactcagataaccaatctgtacaattgtggtgagaagaatataatgcTATTCCGAGATGCGGGCTGGCGCTGTATTTAGCACAATTTTAGGTATAGgtaattttaatgttgtggctgatctgtgtatataatGAAAAAGTAGACCAGATACTGGTATAATGAAAGAGAtgtagaatttccatttttgaaaGCTCTTAAAATGTTTAACAACATCAAAGTATGGTACACCTTCACATTGATTATTATTTCTTTGTCcatattttagaataaaagtGTAATaatcaaaactattaaataacaCCAATGGAAGTAAAACGAATTATGCAGTGATCACATTATCTTCTCAACTACgttatattttaacatcttcaaagtAGCTAACCTTTTTGGGGTCTAAATTCCCTTCTCTTTACGGTGCAACTGATCcattgcatttaaataaataaataaataaataaataaataaatacaaattttgttaAGAAATGTTTACTGAagcataatttataatttaatataaaaatgattttaaacatgttGCATAGGCCTACGTGTTTAGATTACAATATGTTAACatagcgagagagagaaaaaatgcgTTCTGTGTCTGTGTTTGGGACAAATACACAGAATGGAATAACATTGACGATACACAACCACAAGATGTCACTATAATTCCACACTAAACTTTGTCACTCTAGGTAGGAACTTCGAAATGTTCTATCGGTCAAGCTGGTGGTGTGCGTGTTGAACTGGTTTTGATATGAAGACTTGTTATGATGAGTTTATCACCAAGCGCTTAAGATCGTCGTTGTCGTTTTTAGAGACGGAGTTGCGCCTGTTTCAATACAGCAGGTTATAGGTTCGTAGAGGAGCTGTTTGGTCTGAAGGTGCTGAACTTCCACATTTTCCCCCACAAGCTCGCCTAGAAGGCTAATGCAGGAATGGTGGCAAGCAACGACATTTCTGACATTTATTCACGTTAAATAGCAGTATTACGAAACAACAACGTAGCCTATAGCTTTCATAAGTAAGCCTGAACAAAAGGGAATACAAACAAATAGACCGAATATgcgacaaaatcaacaataacaacaacaacaatgcctATAGCCTAGGGCAATAATATAATCCTATATTACagccttttcttttttattttattttacctgaATACATAGACACTATTCATAAAATTGTAATATCATGAAGTAGAATGTCATGTGTTTAAGAGGCCCATTATGGACTACTAAAAGCTATACGACAATTGAAACTATATATGaggaaatgtaagaaaatgtCTCTGAAAGGGGTCAGTccagttttgttgctgttttgtagCTTTAATAGCAAGTTTTAAAAGCTTCTCTTTCACAAGCATATAAAAGCAAATGCAGTGGAGTGCTATAGATCAGACTGTCTCACCATTGTTGCTCAGGCAGGTCAGATACCTTGGACTAAAGCCATGCATGTTGATGAGCATTGGCAGATGTCCACAAATATCTGAGCATGGTGGATGGGGTTTGCATCATGCATAGTCCAAAATCAGAGATGGTCTTTGGGGATTTCTTCATTTGTTTCTGCACTACATTCTTGCAGAAAGTGGGGCCTCGTAGCATTAACCTTGATATTAAAAAAGGGAGTGAGAATGCTTGCAGAGGCAGATGGCCTCGCTGTCACAAGTTCATGGCCTTCGTGTAATGCAGACCGTGGCTTTCATTTAATCAAAACCAAATCTTTTATATTCCCTCTTTCTCTGTGTGTGGGGAGTTTGGCCATTGCTATATTGCAGCTTCACTGAAAACCcctgtttcagtttctgaatTGTATGTTTTGGCACTCTCTTTGAATATAAAGAGAAGACACTTTGTCAATGCATGTCACACATACTGTCTTAACAGTGCCTCGCATTGACCAAGCCCTGGAAAATCGTACACAATATTAAATAAGTCTCTTAAGGCcagaaaaaaacagaaagatATATAAATGAGAAGggctttttcacttgtttttccattgttttttagCCATTACCACTGTAGTCTATAGTAATATGACAATAATAATGTTCAAACTATGTTAATTGCTAATCCAATAGTAAGAGCTAATGCAGCAGTTCTGGCATATCCTTTAAGATATTTTCAGCTGTTAAATATTTCACTCTGGGCTGTTAGTTTTTTGCTAAAGAATAAattcagggatgcaaactactcacccATCAGCTAAAGTCAACTTTTTTTAAGATAATTTGCccaaattttttgttaattttctttattaaaattaacttaaaaaggTTAATTTAAGCTTAAACACTTAAACAAAGCTGGAACTCTTTTTACCTCTCATGAGTTTGAATTTTGCAAATTGATGCTGTATCAAATTGAATCACTCTCTGCAAATCTTTAATGAAATTCAAGTGAAATCATGGaaaatagacaaataaataataatagtaatttttatatATGAAAAGATGTATGTGATTGATGTATCCATATGAAATGGTtttaacaagcaaaaaaaaaaaaaaaatgaaaatgtgtaagaAAATAttccataaatgttttttatttagtttttattgtgCTACATAAAAGAGTGAATTTTTTTTGACCAACACactcttttcaaatgtattatttttttattttattttttatttttttgagagaGTGTAAACCCCTTCTCCAATGTTAATCTGAGTGCTCTCTGAACTGATGGAAAGAAAAACCCTGTTCCAGAGCTTCTGCTCACTACTTTCCTTCCCCCTCTGCCTTCTCTCACCAAAGGTAGCTTTCAGATGCAAAATAAGCGGACATATGGAGAGGAGGTCTTTCTCCAGCCCTCCTAAAGATTCAGATTGTATGACAAATCACGTCCACCATCACCCTCCCAACCCCACACAGAATCTCCAGACAACAGCTTCATTAGAGTGAAAGGAGTTTTTGCAGCTTTGTCGAGTCAAGCTCAGACCCCTTTCCCTTCTCAATTACTCCATTGTTGGCAAGAGATTCAAGTTATTGCACTCAAACCCATATGGCTGATTTAAACACCTTCAAGTGATGCCATCACCCAAACCTATGTTTCAGTAGGTTTATTAAGTGGGCACTCACATATAGAAACAGAAATAGACAACTATGACCCATTTTCATCAATAAACAGAGAtgtgtttttgcaaaaaaaaataaaaaaagacaaataatataatgatagatagacaaagacaTGCTAAAATGTAAAAGAAACGCAAAAATAGTAACTTGAGGCAAGCAGTGTAGCACATCCATAAGTTTAGGTTTAAAAATATCTGCTAAGAAAACAGTCAAATGCAAAGAACAGTCTGGTGAGGTCAGGTGTATGAACTTATCATTAGTCAGAGAATCGTTGTATACTTCCTCCCTTTTAATGGTTATGTAGCTTGTGCAAAGCTTCTTCTAATTTTACCAAATAGTTGCCCTggttactttaaaatataaagtctTTAGAGACACAGCTCTCATTGTTAGCACTAATGCAGGGTAAACTAGAGGTAAATTATGCACTTGCACAAACACATGAAGACAAGTGAATGCCCCACCATAGGGTTTGTATTTAGACTTGGACATCTGATTGATAGTACTAGGTTCACGAACTGGTACATTATGTGTC includes the following:
- the LOC127660029 gene encoding DNA-directed RNA polymerase II subunit RPB7; its protein translation is MFYHISLEHEILLHPRYFGPNLLNTVKQKLFTEVEGTCTGKYGFVIAVTTIDNIGAGVIQPGRGFVLYPVKYKAIVFRPFKGEVVDAVVTQVNKVGLFTEIGPMSCFISRHSIPSEMEFDPNSNPPCYKTVDEDIVIQQDDEIRLKIVGTRVDKNDIFAIGSLMDDYLGLVS